The following are from one region of the Theropithecus gelada isolate Dixy chromosome 6, Tgel_1.0, whole genome shotgun sequence genome:
- the SPRY4 gene encoding protein sprouty homolog 4 isoform X1, whose product MLSPLPTGPLEACFSIQSRTSSPMEPPIPQSAPLTPSSVMVQPLLDSRMSHSRLQHPLTILPIDQMKTSHVENDYIDNPGLAPTTGPKRTRGGAPELAPTPARCDQDVTHHWISFSGRPSSVSSSSSTSSDQRLLDHMAPPPVADQASPRAVRIQPKVVHCKPLDLKGPAVPSELDKHFLLCEACGKCKCKECASPRTLPSCWVCNQECLCSAQTLVNYGTCMCLVQGIFYHCTNEDDEGSCADHPCSCSRSNCCARWSFMGALSVVLPCLLCYLPATGCVKLAQRGYDRLRRPGCRCKHTNSVICKAASGDAKTSRPDKPF is encoded by the exons ATGCTCAGCCCCCTCCCCACAG GGCCCCTAGAAGCCTGTTTCTCCATACAGTCCAGGACCTCCAGCCCCATGGAGCCCCCGATCCCACAGAGCGCCCCCTTGACTCCCAGCTCAGTCATGGTCCAGCCCCTTCTTGACAGCCGGATGTCCCACAGCCGGCTCCAGCACCCACTCACCATCCTACCCATTGACCAGATGAAGACCAGCCACGTGGAGAACGACTACATAGACAACCCTGGCCTGGCCCCCACCACCGGCCCAAAGCGGACCCGGGGTGGGGCCCCAGAGCTGGCCCCGACGCCCGCCCGCTGTGACCAGGATGTCACCCACCACTGGATCTCCTTCAGCGGGCGCCCCAGCTCtgtgagcagcagcagcagcacatcCTCCGACCAGCGGCTCTTAGACCACATGGCACCACCACCCGTGGCCGACCAGGCCTCACCAAGGGCTGTGCGCATCCAGCCCAAGGTGGTCCACTGCAAGCCGCTGGACCTCAAGGGCCCGGCGGTCCCATCCGAGCTGGACAAGCACTTCTTGCTGTGCGAGGCCTGTGGGAAGTGTAAATGCAAGGAGTGTGCGTCCCCGCGGACGTTGCCCTCCTGCTGGGTCTGCAACCAGGAGTGCCTGTGCTCAGCCCAGACCCTGGTCAACTATGGCACGTGCATGTGTCTGGTGCAGGGCATCTTCTACCACTGCACGAATGAGGACGATGAGGGCTCCTGCGCTGACCACCCCTGCTCCTGCTCCCGCTCCAACTGCTGCGCTCGCTGGTCCTTCATGGGTGCTCTCTCCGTGGTGCTACCCTGCCTGCTCTGCTACCTGCCTGCCACCGGCTGCGTGAAGCTGGCCCAGCGCGGCTACGACCGTCTGCGCCGCCCTGGTTGCCGCTGCAAGCACACGAACAGCGTCATCTGCAAAGCAGCCAGTGGGGATGCCAAGACCAGCAGGCCGGACAAGCCTTTCTGA
- the SPRY4 gene encoding protein sprouty homolog 4 isoform X2, with amino-acid sequence MEPPIPQSAPLTPSSVMVQPLLDSRMSHSRLQHPLTILPIDQMKTSHVENDYIDNPGLAPTTGPKRTRGGAPELAPTPARCDQDVTHHWISFSGRPSSVSSSSSTSSDQRLLDHMAPPPVADQASPRAVRIQPKVVHCKPLDLKGPAVPSELDKHFLLCEACGKCKCKECASPRTLPSCWVCNQECLCSAQTLVNYGTCMCLVQGIFYHCTNEDDEGSCADHPCSCSRSNCCARWSFMGALSVVLPCLLCYLPATGCVKLAQRGYDRLRRPGCRCKHTNSVICKAASGDAKTSRPDKPF; translated from the coding sequence ATGGAGCCCCCGATCCCACAGAGCGCCCCCTTGACTCCCAGCTCAGTCATGGTCCAGCCCCTTCTTGACAGCCGGATGTCCCACAGCCGGCTCCAGCACCCACTCACCATCCTACCCATTGACCAGATGAAGACCAGCCACGTGGAGAACGACTACATAGACAACCCTGGCCTGGCCCCCACCACCGGCCCAAAGCGGACCCGGGGTGGGGCCCCAGAGCTGGCCCCGACGCCCGCCCGCTGTGACCAGGATGTCACCCACCACTGGATCTCCTTCAGCGGGCGCCCCAGCTCtgtgagcagcagcagcagcacatcCTCCGACCAGCGGCTCTTAGACCACATGGCACCACCACCCGTGGCCGACCAGGCCTCACCAAGGGCTGTGCGCATCCAGCCCAAGGTGGTCCACTGCAAGCCGCTGGACCTCAAGGGCCCGGCGGTCCCATCCGAGCTGGACAAGCACTTCTTGCTGTGCGAGGCCTGTGGGAAGTGTAAATGCAAGGAGTGTGCGTCCCCGCGGACGTTGCCCTCCTGCTGGGTCTGCAACCAGGAGTGCCTGTGCTCAGCCCAGACCCTGGTCAACTATGGCACGTGCATGTGTCTGGTGCAGGGCATCTTCTACCACTGCACGAATGAGGACGATGAGGGCTCCTGCGCTGACCACCCCTGCTCCTGCTCCCGCTCCAACTGCTGCGCTCGCTGGTCCTTCATGGGTGCTCTCTCCGTGGTGCTACCCTGCCTGCTCTGCTACCTGCCTGCCACCGGCTGCGTGAAGCTGGCCCAGCGCGGCTACGACCGTCTGCGCCGCCCTGGTTGCCGCTGCAAGCACACGAACAGCGTCATCTGCAAAGCAGCCAGTGGGGATGCCAAGACCAGCAGGCCGGACAAGCCTTTCTGA